One Alicyclobacillus vulcanalis genomic window carries:
- the rplT gene encoding 50S ribosomal protein L20, with translation MARVKGGVVTRRRHKKILKLARGYFGSKHTLYRTAKQQVMKSLMYAYRDRKQRKRDFRRLWIQRINAAVRQHGLSYSRFMHGLKLAGVEVNRKMLADLAVTDKEAFSQLVTVARERLNANA, from the coding sequence ATGGCTCGCGTCAAAGGTGGCGTGGTGACACGCCGTCGTCATAAAAAGATCCTGAAGCTCGCAAGAGGGTATTTCGGTTCGAAGCACACGCTGTATCGCACGGCGAAACAGCAGGTCATGAAGTCCCTGATGTACGCGTATCGGGACCGCAAGCAGCGCAAGCGCGATTTTCGCCGTCTGTGGATCCAGCGGATCAACGCTGCGGTTCGCCAGCATGGGCTGTCGTACAGCCGGTTCATGCATGGGCTGAAGTTGGCGGGCGTCGAGGTCAATCGCAAGATGTTGGCTGACCTCGCGGTGACCGACAAGGAGGCGTTCTCGCAGCTGGTTACCGTTGCGCGCGAACGTCTGAACGCGAACGCGTAA
- the rpmI gene encoding 50S ribosomal protein L35, whose translation MAKTKMKTHSGLKKRVKRTGTGLLKRTKAFGYHKLEHKSPARKRRLSGTTLVSRSDVKRIKQLVVYK comes from the coding sequence ATGGCAAAAACGAAGATGAAGACCCACAGCGGTTTGAAAAAGCGCGTCAAGCGCACAGGCACAGGGCTTCTCAAGCGCACAAAGGCGTTTGGTTATCACAAGCTGGAGCACAAGTCGCCTGCGCGCAAGCGCCGCCTGAGCGGTACGACGCTCGTGTCCCGAAGCGACGTGAAGCGGATCAAGCAACTCGTCGTGTACAAGTGA